From Pelosinus fermentans DSM 17108, the proteins below share one genomic window:
- a CDS encoding FGGY-family carbohydrate kinase, producing MTEKYYLSFDAGTQSVKVAVYNEKMECVTKVSNQTTLTYPHPGWVEMDADEYFSLTKLGIKQCMVQLKEQGIDPGLIKAIMGDGIICGIVGIDENGKAITPYINYLDSRTQGDAAALKELDLDIWGKETGNAEPLCMFPAMHARWLLANNKEFQARGKKFVHNTPYILLNLAGLKSSDAFIDWGAMSGWGLGYKVYEKEWSDEQLTILGIDKSYMPKIVKPWDIIGTLSAEAAAQTGCPAGIPICAGAGDTMQSMLGSGVFEANKAVDVAGTCAMFCVSTTGIIPELSRKGSGLIFNSGTLENTYFYWGFVRTGGLALRWFKDSICQQNDDDSYYETLSQGAAKVAPGCNDVLFLPYLTGGYDEYSNVKGCFLNMTLDTDQFVLWRAVLEAIAYDYREITDTYRQAGIKINRITITEGGSRDALWNQIKADVINSEAITLEISGGAVLTNSIIAAYAAGADEDLKELLSSNLKITHTYSPDSKNSGIYKQQSQKQKDLLNKLGH from the coding sequence ATGACGGAAAAATATTATCTTAGTTTTGATGCAGGAACGCAAAGTGTGAAAGTGGCGGTATACAATGAAAAAATGGAATGCGTAACGAAAGTATCCAATCAGACGACGTTGACCTATCCCCATCCGGGCTGGGTTGAAATGGACGCGGATGAATATTTTTCATTGACCAAGCTAGGCATAAAACAGTGCATGGTGCAGCTAAAAGAGCAGGGTATTGATCCTGGGTTGATCAAGGCCATTATGGGCGATGGAATTATTTGTGGGATTGTCGGTATCGATGAGAACGGCAAGGCAATCACACCCTACATCAATTATTTGGATTCACGAACGCAGGGTGATGCGGCAGCACTGAAAGAACTTGATCTTGACATCTGGGGCAAAGAGACGGGGAATGCTGAGCCACTCTGCATGTTTCCGGCCATGCATGCCCGCTGGCTGTTGGCCAATAATAAAGAATTTCAGGCTAGGGGCAAGAAATTTGTCCACAATACACCCTATATCCTGCTTAATCTCGCTGGCTTGAAGAGCAGCGATGCCTTTATTGACTGGGGGGCAATGTCGGGTTGGGGATTAGGTTACAAAGTATATGAAAAAGAATGGTCCGATGAACAGTTAACTATATTGGGAATCGATAAAAGCTATATGCCGAAGATCGTAAAACCGTGGGATATCATCGGTACTTTATCGGCTGAAGCAGCGGCACAAACGGGCTGTCCAGCGGGGATCCCTATCTGTGCCGGAGCCGGTGATACTATGCAGTCTATGCTGGGCAGCGGGGTCTTTGAAGCCAATAAAGCCGTAGATGTTGCCGGTACCTGTGCGATGTTCTGTGTCTCGACCACAGGGATCATTCCAGAACTAAGCCGTAAAGGCAGCGGCTTGATCTTTAATAGCGGCACATTGGAAAATACATATTTTTATTGGGGCTTTGTCCGAACTGGCGGGTTGGCACTGCGCTGGTTCAAGGACAGTATCTGCCAGCAAAACGATGATGACAGTTATTACGAAACGTTGAGCCAAGGTGCTGCCAAAGTCGCCCCGGGCTGCAATGATGTGCTCTTTTTGCCCTACTTGACGGGCGGCTATGACGAATATTCCAATGTAAAAGGCTGTTTCCTGAACATGACCCTGGACACAGACCAATTTGTCTTATGGCGGGCCGTGCTCGAGGCCATTGCCTATGACTACAGGGAAATCACCGACACCTACCGACAGGCCGGCATCAAGATCAACAGAATCACCATTACCGAAGGCGGCAGTCGCGATGCGCTTTGGAATCAGATCAAAGCCGATGTCATAAACAGCGAGGCGATTACCCTGGAGATTTCCGGCGGCGCAGTGCTGACAAATTCCATCATCGCGGCCTATGCAGCGGGTGCAGATGAAGACTTGAAAGAGCTGCTCAGCAGTAATTTGAAAATAACCCATACATATAGCCCCGACAGCAAAAATTCCGGGATCTACAAGCAGCAGTCCCAGAAGCAAAAAGATTTATTGAATAAATTAGGTCACTAA
- the hcp gene encoding hydroxylamine reductase — protein MSMFCYQCQETAKGTGCTMRGVCGKTADVSNLQDLLMYTLKGISVYALEARKAKIATPEADKFIMEGLFATITNANFDKEYFVVLIKQALIVRDNVKAALVKAGIKVEAANDSTKSIWRKLTGWFTADGAAEASHDSTLWFADNAPEFEKKAATVGILATENEDVRSLRELLTYGIKGMAAYAEHAYTLGYMEDAIFAFMQKALVATTNDKLSADELVALVMECGKYGVDVMALLDKANTSTYGNPEITKVNIGVRNNPGILISGHDLKDLEELLEQTQGTGVDVYTHGEMLPAHYYPAFKKYTNFAGNYGNAWWLQDKEFETFNGPILMTTNCLVPPKASYKDRVYVTGVVGFEGLKEIGERKNGKPKDFTALIAHAKKCPPPKELEQGEIIGGFAHNQVLALADKVVDAVKSGAIKRFFVMAGCDGRMKSRDYYAEFAEALPKDTVILTAGCAKYRYNKLSLGDIGGIPRVLDAGQCNDSYSLAVIALKLKEVFGLDDVNKLPISYNIAWYEQKAVIVLLALLYLGVKNIHLGPTLPGFLSPNVVKVLVEQFGIGGISNPEDDIKMFMA, from the coding sequence ATGTCGATGTTTTGTTATCAATGTCAGGAAACAGCCAAAGGTACTGGCTGCACCATGCGCGGTGTTTGTGGAAAAACGGCTGATGTATCTAATCTCCAGGACCTGCTCATGTACACACTAAAAGGGATTTCGGTCTATGCACTCGAGGCTCGTAAGGCTAAAATTGCGACACCGGAAGCCGATAAGTTTATAATGGAGGGCTTGTTTGCCACCATTACCAATGCTAACTTTGATAAAGAGTACTTTGTTGTGCTCATTAAACAAGCACTGATCGTGAGAGATAACGTGAAAGCTGCTTTAGTAAAAGCTGGTATAAAGGTAGAAGCTGCAAATGACAGTACGAAATCCATCTGGCGGAAATTGACTGGCTGGTTCACAGCTGATGGGGCAGCAGAAGCTTCTCATGACAGCACTCTGTGGTTTGCTGATAATGCTCCGGAATTTGAAAAAAAGGCTGCCACAGTCGGCATTTTGGCGACCGAAAACGAAGATGTCCGTTCATTACGCGAGCTGCTTACCTATGGAATAAAAGGAATGGCTGCCTATGCTGAGCATGCCTATACATTAGGCTACATGGAGGATGCTATTTTTGCCTTTATGCAAAAAGCACTAGTCGCCACTACTAACGATAAGCTGAGTGCTGATGAATTGGTTGCTTTAGTGATGGAATGCGGCAAATATGGTGTTGATGTTATGGCCTTATTGGATAAAGCCAATACCAGTACCTATGGCAACCCGGAGATTACCAAAGTCAATATTGGTGTGAGAAACAATCCTGGTATCCTCATCAGCGGCCATGATTTAAAAGATCTGGAAGAATTATTGGAACAAACCCAAGGGACGGGCGTTGATGTATACACCCACGGCGAGATGCTGCCGGCGCATTACTATCCAGCCTTTAAGAAATATACCAATTTTGCTGGTAACTACGGCAATGCCTGGTGGTTGCAGGATAAAGAATTTGAAACCTTTAACGGACCCATCCTGATGACTACGAACTGTTTGGTACCGCCGAAAGCCAGTTATAAAGACCGCGTGTATGTGACGGGTGTAGTCGGTTTTGAAGGGCTGAAAGAAATCGGTGAGCGGAAAAATGGCAAACCGAAGGACTTTACGGCTCTTATCGCTCACGCTAAGAAATGCCCACCGCCCAAGGAGCTGGAACAAGGGGAGATCATCGGCGGTTTCGCTCACAACCAGGTATTAGCTCTGGCTGATAAGGTTGTGGATGCAGTGAAAAGCGGCGCCATCAAACGTTTCTTTGTTATGGCTGGCTGCGATGGCCGCATGAAGAGCAGAGATTACTATGCTGAATTTGCTGAAGCATTGCCTAAAGACACTGTCATACTGACAGCGGGTTGTGCCAAATACCGCTACAACAAGCTTTCGCTGGGTGACATCGGCGGCATTCCCCGCGTACTGGATGCTGGTCAATGCAATGACTCCTACTCCCTAGCAGTTATAGCCCTGAAACTTAAAGAAGTTTTTGGCCTGGATGATGTTAATAAATTGCCGATATCGTACAATATCGCCTGGTATGAGCAAAAGGCCGTTATCGTACTCCTGGCGCTGTTATATCTTGGTGTGAAAAATATTCATCTCGGACCGACGCTGCCAGGCTTCCTTTCACCGAATGTAGTCAAGGTGCTTGTAGAGCAATTTGGCATCGGCGGGATCAGCAATCCCGAAGATGATATCAAAATGTTCATGGCCTAA